One segment of Rosa chinensis cultivar Old Blush chromosome 6, RchiOBHm-V2, whole genome shotgun sequence DNA contains the following:
- the LOC112172978 gene encoding glycolipid transfer protein 3 encodes MKRKIMDQSKGSEIRSAIEELSVMVKVIGVITLQAENGDHDAHDAAFINHEAAHIPTGPFLSLCYSLLRVLDKIGPTMAVLRQDVHQNIRRLETRNESDPSAYSNMVEILKTEATDGTARNLTSCSRAFVWLTRSLDFTAELLQNLAGNPGQNMKQAVEESYNLTLKPWHRWISSAASKVALMLVPDNETFISSLMAKDESYDNLKVEMETLVSLLLPYLEQIHSILRFYHLDKLKAN; translated from the exons ATGAAAAGGAAGATAATGGATCAGAGTAAAGGGTCAGAGATTAGATCTGCCATTGAAGAACTCTCGGTCATGGTTAAAGTTATAGGTGTAATAACACTCCAAGCGGAAAATGGTGATCACGATGCTCATGATGCTGCGTTTATCAATCATGAGGCTGCTCATATTCCCACCGGGCCCTTTCTTTCTCTTTGCTACTCGCTTCTTCGAGTtctcg ATAAAATAGGACCAACGATGGCTGTTTTAAGACAAGATGTTCATCAGAATATTCGG AGATTGGAAACGAGGAACGAATCTGATCCTTCAGCATATTCAAATATGGTTGAGATATTGAAAACAGAAGCCACGGACGGCACTGCAAGAAATCTTACAAGTTGTAGTAGAGCCTTCGTTTGGCTCACCAG ATCCTTGGATTTTACGGCAGAGCTATTGCAAAATTTAGCAGGAAACCCAGGGCAGAACATGAAGCAGGCAGTGGAAGAATCTTACAACCTCACTTTAAAGCCATGGCATAGATGGATTTCATCAGCTGCTTCTAAA GTAGCTCTAATGTTAGTGCCTGACAATGAGACCTTCATTAGTAGTCTCATGGCCAAAGATGAAAGCTATGACAACTTGAAAGTTGAAATGGAAACCTTGGTTTCATTACTTCTGCCTTATCTTGAGCAGATCCACTCCATCCTG AGGTTTTATCACTTGGACAAGTTAAAGGCTAACTGA
- the LOC112174662 gene encoding RNA polymerase II C-terminal domain phosphatase-like 4: protein MMSVATVSPILHNIDNRVGYLKRGLGLDSDYSDLGVIDQRAKRLKVETDVLGVSEEARFAFDEKPRFSEVRFGYIPKGLLLRSDEIDRLRSENTRNLLLNHKKLHLVLDLDHTLLNTTFLDEMSPDEEYLKTQTQSDHSLQYVHVVDTPSRQLMTKLRPYIRTFLVQASQMFELSIYTMGNRDYALEMAKLLDPGNHIFGGRVISRDDSTETDRKSLDVLLARDSAVVILDDTKNVWTNDNRDNVIVMPRYHFFRSSCQKFRLSKGMPYSELKTDECDRYGGAYLANVLRLLGYIHTIFFNEVELQGWDLIDRDVRLVLKILKKEVLKGCKIVFSHVFPSNVEANTHPLWKMAEQLGATCSTQVDPSVTHVVAANARTQKSCWAVKERKFLVNPQWIRSANFMWQKQPEDNFPCQ from the coding sequence ATGATGAGTGTGGCTACTGTGTCTCCGATTTTACATAATATTGATAACCGTGTTGGGTATCTTAAGAGGGGACTAGGGTTAGATTCTGATTACAGTGACCTAGGAGTGATAGATCAGAGGGCCAAAAGGCTTAAGGTAGAGACTGATGTGCTGGGAGTTTCAGAAGAGGCTAGGTTTGCTTTTGATGAAAAACCCAGGTTTTCTGAAGTGAGATTTGGGTATATACCTAAGGGGTTATTGCTTAGGAGTGATGAAATTGATCGATTACGCAGCGAAAACACTAGGAATCTATTGTTGAACCATAAGAAACTTCATCTGGTTCTTGATCTCGACCACACCCTGCTGAATACCACTTTCCTTGATGAGATGTCACCCGACGAAGAATATCTGAAGACCCAAACCCAGTCTGATCATTCTCTGCAGTATGTTCACGTTGTTGACACTCCCAGTAGGCAATTGATGACCAAGTTGAGGCCTTATATCAGGACGTTTTTGGTGCAAGCCAGTCAAATGTTTGAGCTGTCCATATACACAATGGGTAATCGAGATTATGCGCTAGAAATGGCTAAGCTGCTTGATCCAGGAAATCATATCTTTGGTGGTAGAGTCATATCGCGTGATGATAGCACAGAAACAGATAGAAAGAGTCTAGATGTCCTGCTTGCCCGAGATTCTGCTGTTGTGATCCTTGATGATACGAAAAATGTATGGACAAATGACAACAGGGACAATGTAATAGTGATGCCTAGGTACCATTTCTTTAGATCTAGTTGTCAAAAGTTTCGCCTCAGTAAGGGTATGCCTTATTCTGAGCTGAAGACTGATGAATGTGATCGTTATGGAGGAGCTTATCTTGCAAATGTACTACGACTTCTTGGGTATATCCACACCATATTCTTTAATGAAGTTGAGTTACAGGGGTGGGATCTTATCGACAGAGATGTGAGGCTTGTCTTGAAAATCCTTAAGAAGGAAGTCTTGAAGGGCTGTAAAATTGTTTTCAGCCATGTATTCCCCTCAAATGTCGAAGCTAATACTCATCCTTTGTGGAAGATGGCGGAGCAGCTGGGCGCTACTTGTTCAACACAAGTCGATCCATCAGTCACACATGTAGTTGCAGCAAATGCTCGAACACAGAAATCGTGTTGGGCAGTTAAAGAAAGAAAGTTTTTGGTGAATCCCCAATGGATTCGTTCTGCAAATTTTATGTGGCAAAAGCAACCTGAAGATAATTTTCCCTGTCAGTAG